In Miscanthus floridulus cultivar M001 chromosome 8, ASM1932011v1, whole genome shotgun sequence, the sequence ACGACAGGAGGCCGAGCGCGGCGCCGCAGCAGAGGCCGACGCGGGCCACGAGGTGCGCGCGCTCCGGCCGCCCCGCGCCGAGCTCGTGCCCGACGCGCGTGGACACGGCGCAGCTGAGGGAGTGCGGGAAGATGTAGAGCAGCGACGTGGTCTGTATCAGGATCCCCATCGCGGCCACCGCCGCCTTGGGGTCGGCGAGCACGCCGCAGAGCAGCACCATGATCTCGTACCACCACCACTCGAAGCACACCGACATGCAGCAGTGCAGGGACAGCCTCAGCAGGCACCCCCACTCGACCGCGTCGACGtcctcggccgccgccgccgtcgcgcacAGCGCGTCGGCCTTGCCATTGCCGCCGTCATCGCCGTGCATTAGTCCGGTATGGTAGACGTAAGCCACAAGGAACAGCAGGAAGTTGAGGTTGGTGCAAACGGCGCCGAGCGCGACGCCGCGTATCCCTAGCCGGAGGCTTTGCACGAGGAGGCAGTTGACGGGGACGTGGAGCAGGAGCGCCACGGCGGCGGCGTACGTGAGCGGGAGCGTGACGGACTGCGCGCGGAGGTACACGCGCAGCGGGTGGAGGAAGGACTGCACGACGAGGTCGGGGAGCGAGCACAGGATGAAGTCGTACGCGGCGGCCGCAATATCGGGGTCCTGGCCGGTGGCGACGAGCACGCGGTACATGGTGAGCCAGAGCAGGCTGATGGGCACGGACGTGGCCAGGAGCAGGAGGACGGTGCGGCGGAGTGCGGTGGTGAGGATGGACGTGCGGCCGGCGCCGAACGCCTGGCCGCACACGGAGTCCATGCCGGCGGCGAGGCCGGAGAGCACGGAGTAGCCGGTGATGTTGGCGAAGCCGAGCGCGAGGGAGCCTCCGGCGAGGGGCAGGCGGCCGAACCTGCCGAGGAAGAGCGTGGAGACGAGGGAGCGCATGTACATGAGCAGCCCCGCGCCGACCATCGGCATGGCGAGGCGCAGGATGGACGCGACGACCTCGatggccgcgccgccgtcgccgcgccgCGCCGGCCTCGGGCGGTCACCCAGCGCGGGGCAGGCCTTGGTTGGCGGGAGCAGGACCTTGTGGTGGCATTGTGTCGGCTCGGAGCAGTGGCACATCTCAATGCGATCCGTGGGTGGATGCGTGTGCGCTGTTTCGGGCAATGCGCTAATGTTTGTTTGCCGTTGCGAGATGTGTTTGATGATGCGAAGCGAGCAGGGGAGTGATGGCAGAGGGAGTTAGGGAATTGGACGTATATATAACCAACCGCTCTGCTCAATGCTGACATccgtttgaaaaaaaaattgtgccCTGAGCCCACATGATTTTTTCTAAATTACTTTAATAAAAGAGAGAAGCGATATATTCAATTTTGTTAGACTAGCCAACGTGTTCATATGTTGCAACGGAAGAGAAAAactatctaataatatttatagaAAACGATGACGAGAAAATGGTACCTATCCGTGTTTCTATTTTTTTCCGTGTTCGTGTGTGCTTGTTTATCCACTTAGGTAGTTTTAGGTTTTTTACATAATAAATAAACATAAGAATAATAAATGTAGCATTATGAATCTTTTAGCCATTGactcttttctaaaaaaattcaccACTGAATTATTCGTGTAGTTTTGATTGAAAATAAAATTTGTTGTTGGTGGACCCTAGGTTTCTGTTTTTAACATAATAATAAATAAGTAATTAAATAAAAGAGTTCTAGTTATTGAAGCGTGGAAACCACTTTAATCATGCAATTTGGAAAACATGGGCTCCTCTTCCCTTTTGATCCGTTTAGGTGCATTTTTTTTGTTATTATTGTTATATAGATATATAGGATGGATAGTATTTTCTATATACAGTATATACATGGCTAGTAATATCATACTCGGAAACAAAATCGGAAATCCTAGAACTCTAAAAACAAATAAGAAATCAAAACGAAGAATCCATTGATCGGTGTGGAATCGGATTTGGACTTAGACACCACGTTCGCAATGGCCTGGTGACCGAGGCTTCTCCCAGATTGGGATCCAATTTTTTCTATTTTATATATAGTAGCAAACATGCTCATGCGTTGCAACGAAATATGTTATGTGGTGACCTGGACGCATTTTTGCGTTGCAACGGAACTTGTTGTGCGGTTAGGTGGACAATTTATGGGCTGGAGATTTATTCGCCATAGTCATCTGTTTCATTACATCTTGAAATTGAACTAGGTACTGTCGCTTGATGTGTCCTGGAATCAGAGTCCATAATATCGTtgcaaagaaaaataaaaatagaaaacatGAGAATACAATAGGAAAATGAAACTTGCCAatgtaaaaaaataaaacaaaaaacaaaTCTAAAATCATGGAACCATTGAAAAAACTAAATCCAAAATAGAATTGGAAACCAGGAAAAGAAAACTTGTACGTGAAAAAAACAACTCGAAAGTCACGGCTGTGCCGATCGAAAAAACAGAAAACAAGGAAACCACCGTGGATCGGAAAACAGAGAAGGAATCGAAAAATGCTCCAAAACCTAGACGGTACCTCCTACGGAGACAGGCAAAATAAAACGGAAAACATTCCAACATAGAAAAAACAGAAAATGTTTGGAAAAAAGAAACACTCGATGCTAATTAAATAAAAGGAAAACACAAAACAATCGGGAAACGCAACACTGGCAAAATTAAAAGTCTCAACAAGCCGGCAGGATTATAAATAGTTAGAAATAGAATAGGATTAGGATTCTATTTCTGCTAGGTGACTTGGgcaagaaaaaaatagaaaataaatctTTTAGCCTTTTGTATTTAGATTAGAATTGTATTCAGGGACTCGTGGATCTATTTGGATTAGGATTCTACTGTCCAAGCCTCAGGAACATATATTCAAGCCGTGCATATTATTGTCCTATAAAAATAGGAGGACAGACAGACAAATAGACAAGAGTTATTCTAACTCATATATATAAGTCTGAATAGAAGAAACTCTCTATTGTCTGGTAGTTAGAGAGAGACAGACAAAAAAATGGATGGACGAAAAAAATGACctgaaattttgtctctttattattaggtatagatataaatatagatatacaTATAGATACAGATACTATTATTTCCTCTAATCGGAAACAGCTGCAAAAAAAAGTTGCAAAACATGAACGGAAACCATCACATACATTACATGGGAGAAAGGCCGGGAAAAAAACGGTTTCACACAAAAACAgtttggaaaaatataaaagcTGATTCTCAAACAAAAGTTTTTGAATTAGGATTCCTATTCAAATTACTCAAAATCGAAGAGATCCATTTGGATTAGGAGCTATCatatatatgttatatatatataaaataggACGGCCATAGACAGACGAATCAGTTTCAACATTCACAAAGTTAGTTAGGAGGGCCATACCAAAAAAATTGgaagaaattttacctctttagtaTTAGGTATAGGTATAGATTTGCATTGTTCCAAAAATACTCCAGCAGTCAAAACAAACTGTTAGATGTGCAATGTTTGAatcgaagaaaaagaaaatctagCTGTGAATAAAATATTttgtaatgtaataatgtaaacGATGTGTGCGGACACATAGAGGTGGGAGATCTCCGAGGGGCGAAGCGCCTTAGAGAAATCACTCTTGAGTCTTCTTTTGTGAGGCTTGGTCTACAATTTTTATCCATTCTCTACTTTCGCCTAGCCCTTAACAACATGTGTTTTGTAGGGATATTCACTTTGGATCAGTCAGACCGACACATGATATTGTTGGTCACGGTGATAGATTTCAATATGAATATAAGGATATTCGTAGAGGCTAAGAACACTGTAGAGTCAACTGAAAGCACTGGGCTCAGAGGCACTTTTTGTTGTAGCGTGTATATGTCTTTGTTTATATCTTTGATCGTAGTATTAAGGAGCTCCAAGACATGAAGCTTGATAGGGGCCGACTTGAAAACATTTGGATGCGTACACATTGTATACTCTCTTGAGTCATTGCATAGTGGGCTTATTGGATAGATTTTGAGTCAACGATCTCGAAGAAGTTGAATTGGATAAGGATTTAAAATGAGCTTAGAATATGCATCAGATGGTTGGAACCTACCTAGCGGATCATCTAGTAGCACTGTGCATAGCTCAGTTTTGAGCTTTATTAGCCATGGTATGGTGTTGCACTATATGATCCGGTGAGCATCGGTGGCTCATGGCGGATCATTCGGTGACAGTAAGACTCGAGTGTGTCGAGTGCCCAAGTTACTAGACCGTGCCGTATGATTTGGCGGTGCATTTGTAGCCCATGCCGGATCACGGCAAGGCATATGCCTGGGATGGTTTCGGTGATCTCTTCAAGGACGCGATCTTAGAATCTATGTGTAGTTATAGTATCTGTTTGTGTACTTGAGGTATGCGtgggtgtgagtgtgtgtggtgttGGTGTGTGTATTTGGTCATGAACAGATACTACAATTGTACCTAGATGAGAGGCGCAAAAAAAAATATGCTGGCACATTCTGTTTGACTATAGAATCACAAAAAAATCCGGTGCACCTAGGTGGAGCATGATGGATCACCCAATGATATCTACATCTGCAGGCTTTTTTCATGCCTAGCATGGCCTTCATACTATGGCTCCGTTTGCTTCGCTGGAAAAACAAGttgaacactgttccagctgatttgttgtgagagaaaaacaatgttccgattgaaaagacaagccgaaaagtacggattataaaacaagcgaacatggcctatgTATTTGCATTTCCTAGTTTATTTGGAGCTGCTCTTTCACTCCAGGCCTGAGACAAATCCAGAGGGAGTTTGTGAAGTATGTGAGAGCCATCCAAGTCATTCCACAACTAATTAAGGATAATTTTCTTAGTGTGAATCTTTTCATCAGTGTGATCATTTTAGTTCAAAAAGCTAACCATGGAAGTTGGTGGGTAGAATTGCATAGGTTAGATTGCAGCACTTAATTCTTTTAGGTCCCGTTCGTggctttgctgaaaaaacaagccaaaacactgttctggctgatttgttgtaagagaaaaacactgtcccaactgaaaaataaactgaaaaagatggattataagataAACGAACATGACCTTAGAGCTAAGTTCACTCCTCTTGGATGTTCGGTCCTTTCAATGGTCCAATGTGAGAGCGAGTATGCTTATGTATGTGTTTGACCTTGTAAATTAAAAGAATAGAATTGTTAATTTTATAATATCATTTAGTACAATATCATGCTTTATGAAGGGAGTAGTACATACACACATGGATGGGTTCAATGGTCAAAATCCGTGCCCGCTCTAC encodes:
- the LOC136472953 gene encoding protein DETOXIFICATION 49-like → MCHCSEPTQCHHKVLLPPTKACPALGDRPRPARRGDGGAAIEVVASILRLAMPMVGAGLLMYMRSLVSTLFLGRFGRLPLAGGSLALGFANITGYSVLSGLAAGMDSVCGQAFGAGRTSILTTALRRTVLLLLATSVPISLLWLTMYRVLVATGQDPDIAAAAYDFILCSLPDLVVQSFLHPLRVYLRAQSVTLPLTYAAAVALLLHVPVNCLLVQSLRLGIRGVALGAVCTNLNFLLFLVAYVYHTGLMHGDDGGNGKADALCATAAAAEDVDAVEWGCLLRLSLHCCMSVCFEWWWYEIMVLLCGVLADPKAAVAAMGILIQTTSLLYIFPHSLSCAVSTRVGHELGAGRPERAHLVARVGLCCGAALGLLSCAFAASVRGVWARMFTTDAAILRLASAALPILGAAELGNCPQTAGCGVLRGSARPGKAARINVSAFYGVGMPAALALAFWPARLDFAGMWVGMLAAQLVCAALMLHAVLRTDWIEQAGRARVLTGTHGGGVIVVADAKSGHADAAKVNMDNGMLVVTVLT